A window of the Gemmatirosa kalamazoonensis genome harbors these coding sequences:
- a CDS encoding LacI family DNA-binding transcriptional regulator — protein MTPRPASRSLSDAAATGVPPTAPATGAGARVTVRDVARAAGVSQPTASLVLGNHPTARVAPATRARVLAAAHALGYRPNVLARGLARGRSFALGVIVPDLRNPFFADVVSGAERVAGAAGYALLLCGAAERPAGEHLATLVSRQIDGVIIDAVNAAALDEDALAGLNVVLVDEPSEQWPGVASDALDAGRQATTHLLALGHTRLAFIGPAADVHAFRMRERGFVQRLREAGLSLPSPMLRRAPATVRGGDEAMRALLAERTRPTAVFCANDLVAIGALKRCAAAGVRVPAELSIVGCDDIEMARLVTPELTTVAVPARELGARAARLLVRQLGGEPPRARAALLPVKLVARGTSGPVS, from the coding sequence ATGACCCCCCGGCCCGCGTCGCGATCCCTCTCCGACGCCGCGGCCACGGGCGTGCCGCCGACCGCCCCTGCCACCGGGGCCGGCGCGCGGGTGACCGTCCGCGACGTCGCGCGCGCGGCCGGTGTGTCACAGCCCACGGCGTCGCTCGTCCTCGGCAACCATCCCACCGCCCGCGTCGCGCCCGCAACGCGCGCCCGGGTCCTCGCCGCCGCGCACGCGCTCGGCTACCGACCGAACGTGCTCGCCCGTGGCCTCGCCCGCGGCCGGTCGTTCGCGCTGGGCGTCATCGTCCCGGACCTGCGGAACCCGTTCTTCGCCGACGTCGTGAGCGGCGCCGAGCGCGTGGCCGGAGCGGCGGGGTACGCGCTGCTGCTCTGCGGCGCCGCGGAGCGCCCGGCCGGCGAGCACCTCGCGACGCTGGTCAGCCGACAGATCGACGGCGTGATCATCGACGCGGTGAACGCGGCCGCGCTCGACGAGGACGCGCTCGCCGGCCTGAACGTGGTGCTCGTCGACGAGCCGAGCGAGCAGTGGCCCGGCGTGGCGAGCGACGCGCTCGACGCGGGTCGACAGGCGACGACGCACCTGCTCGCGCTCGGCCACACGCGGCTCGCGTTCATCGGGCCGGCGGCGGACGTCCACGCGTTCCGGATGCGCGAGCGCGGGTTCGTGCAGCGGCTGCGCGAGGCGGGGCTGTCGCTGCCGTCGCCGATGCTGCGGCGCGCGCCGGCCACCGTCCGCGGTGGCGACGAGGCGATGCGCGCGCTGCTCGCCGAGCGCACGCGGCCGACGGCGGTGTTCTGCGCGAACGATCTCGTCGCGATCGGCGCGCTGAAGCGCTGCGCGGCGGCAGGAGTGCGCGTGCCCGCGGAGCTGTCGATCGTCGGGTGCGACGACATCGAGATGGCGCGCCTCGTGACGCCGGAGCTCACGACGGTCGCGGTGCCGGCGCGCGAGCTCGGGGCACGCGCCGCGCGCCTGCTCGTGCGACAGCTCGGCGGCGAGCCGCCGCGCGCGCGTGCCGCACTGCTGCCCGTGAAGCTGGTGGCGCGCGGGACGTCGGGGCCGGTCTCGTGA
- a CDS encoding LysM peptidoglycan-binding domain-containing protein: MTSSPAPVPSPSPRTPLVGPSPNQTMELPAYAPGELLDVPSPDITLPTRGIRPRRHSRVQRILIALSGGTLLIVIGGVLALATLLSPLGARSAARRLAEQELRSELEEGEHVIGQAYVSQRNWWDNFRESFGVLAATDRRLLFVGVPPASWLRRSEDDGPPELRVQSLSYDAPFTAQTRRILLFPGVVIQTTSGDLTFLVPRGEASRVDEIERVVERAQVAQSQATQQEQLGRIAPPPPPPPVYVTHVVHSGESVTSIARTYRTTPDVIRQLNRLPTDRIRIGQRLRVPQAPNAAPPQPQPANVP; encoded by the coding sequence ATGACCAGCTCTCCCGCGCCCGTTCCGTCGCCGTCGCCGCGCACGCCCCTCGTGGGCCCGTCGCCGAACCAGACGATGGAGCTCCCCGCCTATGCCCCCGGGGAGCTGCTCGACGTCCCGTCGCCCGACATCACGCTCCCCACCCGCGGCATCCGGCCACGGCGGCACAGCCGGGTCCAGCGCATCCTGATCGCGCTGTCGGGGGGCACGCTCCTCATCGTCATCGGCGGCGTCCTCGCGCTCGCCACGCTGCTCTCTCCCCTCGGCGCCCGCTCCGCGGCACGCCGTCTCGCCGAGCAGGAGCTGCGGAGCGAGCTGGAGGAGGGGGAGCACGTCATCGGCCAGGCGTACGTCTCGCAGCGGAACTGGTGGGACAACTTCCGTGAGTCGTTCGGCGTCCTCGCCGCCACCGACCGGCGGCTGCTGTTCGTCGGCGTCCCGCCGGCGAGCTGGCTGCGCCGCAGCGAGGACGACGGCCCGCCGGAGCTCCGCGTCCAGAGTCTCTCGTACGACGCGCCGTTCACGGCGCAGACACGCCGCATCCTGCTCTTTCCTGGCGTCGTGATCCAGACGACGAGCGGCGACCTCACGTTCCTCGTCCCGCGGGGCGAGGCGAGCCGCGTCGACGAGATCGAGCGCGTCGTCGAGCGGGCGCAGGTCGCGCAGAGCCAGGCCACGCAGCAGGAGCAGCTCGGCCGCATCGCGCCGCCGCCGCCGCCGCCACCGGTCTACGTCACGCATGTCGTGCACAGCGGCGAGTCGGTCACGTCCATCGCGCGCACCTACCGCACGACCCCCGACGTGATCCGCCAGCTGAACCGCCTGCCGACCGACCGCATCCGCATCGGCCAGCGCCTCCGCGTCCCGCAGGCGCCTAACGCCGCCCCCCCACAGCCGCAGCCGGCGAACGTGCCGTGA
- a CDS encoding deoxyhypusine synthase family protein, with the protein MPNANGPVSQFLRHNFRHFNAAALIDATDGYVRHLDKGGKMLVTLAGAMSTAELGISLAEMIRQDKVHAISCTGANLEEDLFNLVAHDAYERVPHYRTLSIKEEEALLQRHMNRVTDTCIPEAEAMRRLEKVVLEEWMAADAAGERYFPHEFYYRILRAGKLEQYYQIDPKDSWMIAAAEKNLPIVTPGWEDSTTGNMYASHVITGEVKNVHTVRSGIEYMVWLADWYTSLTAEHSLGFFQIGGGIAGDFPICVVPMLHQDLQRENVPLWGYFCQISEATTSYGGYSGAPPNEKITWGKLGGETPMYVIESDASIVAPLMFALILNQ; encoded by the coding sequence ATGCCGAACGCGAACGGGCCCGTCTCGCAGTTCCTGCGACACAACTTCCGGCACTTCAACGCCGCCGCGCTGATCGACGCGACCGACGGCTACGTCCGCCATCTCGACAAGGGCGGGAAGATGCTCGTCACGCTCGCCGGCGCGATGAGCACGGCGGAGCTCGGGATCTCGCTCGCCGAGATGATCCGGCAGGACAAGGTGCACGCGATCAGCTGCACAGGCGCGAACCTCGAGGAGGATCTGTTCAACCTCGTGGCGCACGACGCGTACGAGCGCGTGCCGCACTACCGCACGCTGTCAATCAAGGAGGAGGAGGCGCTGCTCCAGCGGCACATGAACCGCGTGACCGACACGTGCATCCCGGAGGCGGAGGCGATGCGCCGCCTCGAGAAGGTGGTGCTCGAGGAGTGGATGGCGGCGGACGCGGCGGGGGAACGGTACTTCCCACACGAGTTCTACTATCGGATCCTGCGCGCGGGAAAGCTGGAGCAGTACTACCAGATCGATCCGAAGGACTCGTGGATGATCGCGGCGGCGGAGAAGAACCTGCCGATCGTGACGCCCGGCTGGGAGGACTCGACGACGGGCAACATGTACGCGTCGCACGTGATCACGGGCGAGGTGAAGAACGTGCACACCGTGCGCTCGGGGATCGAGTACATGGTGTGGCTCGCCGACTGGTACACGTCGCTGACGGCGGAGCACTCGTTAGGCTTCTTCCAGATCGGCGGCGGGATCGCGGGCGACTTCCCGATCTGCGTGGTGCCGATGCTGCACCAGGACCTGCAGCGCGAGAACGTGCCGCTGTGGGGCTACTTCTGTCAGATCAGCGAGGCGACGACGAGCTACGGCGGCTACTCGGGCGCGCCGCCGAACGAGAAGATCACGTGGGGGAAGCTCGGCGGGGAGACGCCGATGTACGTGATCGAGAGCGACGCGTCGATCGTGGCGCCGTTGATGTTCGCGCTGATCCTGAACCAGTAG
- a CDS encoding NAD(P)/FAD-dependent oxidoreductase, producing the protein MPTDPEVWDVAVVGAGPAGAIAGLILARAGRRVLLVDRRRFPRDKACGDALIPDALALLARYGLLARVEAKAARWTVGTVYGPYRMSVDIDTDLLTIRRAVLDAELVAAATEAGATLVQGMVTEIDDAGESGTTLRLAGGGELRARLACIATGANVSLLERCGMLERPAPSAVAIRTYVHSDHPLDRLVVSFDRHILPGYGWIFPMGGGTFNVGCGVVTGTATPDTDLRAMLGVFLDAFPLGRALVRAEARREAVRGALLRYGLTGARPHGGGAVFAVGEAVGSTYPLTGEGIGKAMETAAIGASLADAALRAGTTTPLAAYSERLARELRPKYAGYEAAQRWIAVPGLADALFWRARHRPRLRAAFSGMLNETVEPSRVISPRGLLRALLA; encoded by the coding sequence ATGCCAACCGATCCGGAGGTGTGGGACGTCGCCGTCGTCGGGGCGGGACCAGCCGGCGCGATCGCCGGGCTGATACTCGCGCGCGCGGGCCGCCGCGTGCTGCTGGTGGACCGCCGGCGCTTCCCGCGGGACAAGGCGTGCGGCGACGCGCTGATTCCCGACGCGCTGGCGCTGCTCGCGCGGTACGGGCTGCTGGCGCGCGTGGAGGCCAAGGCCGCGCGGTGGACGGTGGGCACGGTGTACGGGCCCTATCGCATGTCGGTCGACATCGACACCGACCTGCTGACGATCCGGCGCGCGGTGCTCGACGCGGAGCTCGTCGCCGCGGCGACGGAGGCCGGCGCGACGCTCGTGCAGGGCATGGTCACGGAGATCGACGACGCCGGCGAGAGCGGGACGACGCTGCGGCTCGCCGGCGGCGGCGAGCTGCGCGCGCGGCTAGCGTGCATCGCCACGGGCGCGAACGTCTCGCTGCTGGAGCGCTGCGGCATGCTGGAGCGGCCCGCGCCGAGCGCCGTCGCGATCCGGACGTACGTGCACTCGGACCATCCGCTGGACCGGCTCGTGGTGTCGTTCGATCGCCACATCCTTCCCGGCTACGGATGGATCTTCCCGATGGGCGGCGGGACGTTCAACGTCGGCTGCGGCGTGGTCACGGGCACCGCGACCCCGGACACGGACCTGCGCGCGATGCTCGGCGTGTTCCTCGACGCATTTCCGTTAGGCAGGGCACTCGTGCGCGCCGAGGCGCGGCGCGAGGCGGTGCGCGGCGCGCTGCTGCGCTATGGGCTCACCGGCGCGCGGCCGCACGGCGGGGGCGCGGTATTCGCGGTCGGCGAGGCGGTGGGCAGCACGTATCCGCTCACGGGCGAGGGAATCGGCAAGGCGATGGAGACGGCGGCGATCGGCGCGTCGCTCGCGGACGCGGCGCTGCGTGCGGGGACCACGACACCGCTCGCGGCGTACAGCGAGCGGCTCGCGCGCGAGCTGCGGCCGAAGTACGCGGGCTACGAGGCGGCGCAGCGGTGGATCGCCGTGCCCGGCCTCGCCGACGCGCTGTTCTGGCGCGCCCGCCATCGGCCGCGTCTGCGTGCGGCGTTCTCCGGCATGCTGAACGAGACCGTGGAGCCGTCGCGCGTGATCTCGCCGCGCGGGCTGCTGCGGGCGCTGCTCGCCTGA
- a CDS encoding 3-oxoacyl-ACP synthase III family protein encodes MRHAAITGTGSYAPARVVTNAELSAALGTDVDDFVSNTLGIRERRWCADDESTADLAERAARRALNDAGVAAEDVDLLIVATDTPEYVSPATSAVVQGRLGAWRAGTFDVNSGCAGFVTALDVAWKYVRADERYSRVLVVGAYAMSKFLDRADKKTSTIFADGAGAVMLEASRAHGIVASELYADGRLAPGMGVFAGGTAEPITEAVLREGYRNRLRFVQKYPASVNEEGWPRIARSVLARAGASVDDVGLWLWTQVNRSTIETVMRTLDAPMERAHTVMHKWGYTGSACLPMALDDAARAGRLGDGDLVLLTGSGAGLSMGCVALRWRDA; translated from the coding sequence GTGCGCCACGCCGCGATCACGGGCACGGGCTCGTACGCGCCGGCGCGCGTGGTGACGAACGCGGAGCTCTCCGCGGCGCTGGGCACCGACGTCGACGACTTCGTGTCGAACACGTTAGGCATCCGCGAGCGGCGGTGGTGCGCGGACGACGAGTCGACCGCCGACCTCGCGGAGCGGGCGGCACGACGCGCGCTGAACGATGCGGGCGTCGCCGCCGAGGACGTGGACCTGCTCATCGTCGCGACCGACACGCCGGAGTACGTGTCGCCGGCGACGTCGGCGGTGGTACAGGGGCGGTTGGGCGCGTGGCGCGCCGGCACGTTCGACGTCAACAGCGGCTGCGCGGGGTTCGTGACGGCGCTCGACGTGGCGTGGAAGTACGTGCGCGCCGACGAGCGGTACTCGCGCGTGCTGGTGGTCGGCGCGTACGCGATGTCGAAGTTCCTCGACCGCGCCGACAAGAAGACGTCGACGATCTTCGCCGACGGCGCCGGCGCGGTGATGCTCGAGGCGTCGCGCGCGCACGGGATCGTCGCGTCGGAGCTGTACGCCGACGGACGACTGGCGCCGGGGATGGGTGTGTTCGCCGGCGGCACCGCGGAGCCGATCACCGAAGCGGTGCTGCGCGAGGGATACCGCAACCGGCTGCGGTTCGTGCAGAAGTATCCAGCCTCGGTGAACGAGGAAGGATGGCCGCGCATCGCGCGCTCGGTGCTCGCGCGCGCGGGCGCATCGGTGGACGACGTCGGCCTGTGGCTGTGGACGCAGGTGAACCGCTCGACGATCGAGACGGTGATGCGCACGCTCGACGCGCCGATGGAGCGCGCGCACACGGTCATGCACAAGTGGGGATACACCGGATCGGCGTGCCTTCCGATGGCGCTCGACGACGCAGCGCGCGCCGGGCGCCTCGGCGACGGCGACCTGGTGCTGCTCACCGGGTCGGGCGCGGGGCTGTCGATGGGCTGCGTGGCGCTGCGCTGGAGGGACGCGTGA
- a CDS encoding FHA domain-containing protein — MLDGPKIGLLVLAIVLPLVILGIYLVERRHGGRGRRREREPQRLPLFGTDQLAIRSADGTFEEEEDDAPRRPIPPISHAPQVAAPKSVVPASSNGRSYHAPPPPAAPLRPPTPRDGYHAMPAPAASAITATAERPSVPAPRPLPTPAGMPDLALIEGETLRFAIPTDGAVEFIPGRLEIVAGPEAGREIRFVRTTGEENVEVTFGRSEGPPNRHVQILARTVSRRHAVMSLIDEHWQLTNLSSTNPVVLNGRVLAGNEVAPLLVEGDRIEMGEVAFVFHDD, encoded by the coding sequence ATGCTTGACGGACCCAAGATCGGTCTGCTCGTTCTGGCCATCGTACTCCCGCTCGTGATCCTCGGGATCTACCTGGTCGAACGGCGACACGGCGGACGCGGGCGGCGCCGCGAGCGCGAGCCCCAGCGCCTGCCGCTGTTCGGGACCGACCAGCTGGCGATCCGCTCGGCCGACGGCACGTTCGAGGAGGAGGAGGACGACGCTCCCCGGCGTCCGATCCCGCCGATCTCGCACGCGCCGCAGGTCGCCGCCCCGAAGTCGGTCGTGCCCGCGTCGAGCAATGGCCGGTCGTACCACGCGCCCCCGCCGCCCGCGGCCCCCCTGCGCCCGCCGACGCCGCGCGACGGCTATCACGCGATGCCCGCCCCCGCCGCGAGCGCGATCACGGCCACGGCCGAGCGCCCGTCCGTGCCCGCGCCTCGGCCGCTCCCCACGCCGGCGGGCATGCCGGACCTCGCGCTCATCGAGGGCGAGACGTTGCGCTTCGCGATCCCGACCGACGGCGCGGTCGAGTTCATCCCCGGCCGGCTCGAGATCGTCGCCGGGCCCGAGGCCGGACGCGAGATCCGGTTCGTCCGCACGACCGGCGAGGAGAACGTCGAGGTCACGTTCGGCCGCAGCGAGGGGCCGCCGAACCGCCACGTGCAGATCCTCGCGCGCACGGTCAGCCGTCGCCACGCCGTGATGTCGCTCATCGACGAGCACTGGCAGCTGACGAACCTCTCGTCGACCAACCCGGTCGTGCTGAACGGCCGTGTGCTCGCCGGCAACGAGGTCGCGCCCCTCCTCGTCGAGGGCGATCGGATCGAGATGGGCGAGGTGGCGTTCGTCTTCCACGACGACTGA
- a CDS encoding AMP-dependent synthetase/ligase: MSTPTRAERANAYAPSEMPRVPVRADALAHDTVLRRFLARAESTPDVAALRALAAGGAAADETITWSEWASAAACVAAALVSDGVRAGDRVAILAGNTPLWPIVDVGALLAGTIVVGLFPTCTAAQADALLGDCGARVLLVDGAAQLAKVSPSDGRRIVSAATWDEWLDGGRRALADEAVAAEIARRARAAAPDDVAGLIYTSGSTGEPKGACVSHEYLLASAESIADALKLVAGDSSLSVLPYAHAAERVFGHYTRIVVGMEAGLVADASRLWEAARTFRPTVFGGLPRLYERARDALLAARAAVPNEARLRWDELLRVGVDRSRLRRAGAAVPADLERAWASLRDVAAAPLASIFGDRMRLATSGGAPLAPDVAEALDAMGVTVLGAYGQTEHLCVAFHRPDDYDFDSVGRPMLGTELRIAADGELLIGRGALTFAGYWGRPEATRDAFTDDGRWLRTGDLARIDERGRLAITGRKKELLALSTGKKVAPLPIEGRLAEHPRVAQAVVFGDGRKHVGALLFLRDGAAADDASLDAHVREVNATLAPHEQVRRWRAVPGELRESAGELTATLKVKRAVVAARHADAVEALFR, encoded by the coding sequence GTGAGCACGCCGACGCGTGCCGAGCGCGCGAACGCGTACGCGCCGAGCGAGATGCCGCGGGTGCCGGTTCGAGCGGACGCGCTGGCGCACGACACGGTGCTGCGGCGGTTCCTCGCGCGCGCGGAGTCGACGCCCGACGTCGCGGCGCTGCGCGCGCTGGCGGCCGGCGGCGCGGCGGCGGACGAGACGATCACGTGGAGCGAGTGGGCATCGGCGGCGGCGTGCGTCGCGGCGGCGCTGGTCTCCGATGGCGTGCGCGCCGGAGACCGGGTCGCGATCCTCGCCGGCAACACACCGCTGTGGCCGATCGTCGACGTCGGCGCGCTGCTCGCCGGCACGATCGTCGTCGGGCTGTTCCCGACGTGCACCGCGGCGCAGGCCGATGCGCTGCTCGGCGACTGTGGCGCGCGCGTGCTTCTCGTCGACGGCGCCGCGCAGCTCGCGAAGGTGTCGCCGAGCGACGGACGCCGGATCGTGAGCGCGGCGACGTGGGACGAGTGGCTCGACGGCGGCCGGCGCGCGCTGGCCGACGAGGCGGTGGCGGCGGAGATCGCGCGCCGTGCGCGCGCCGCGGCGCCCGACGACGTCGCGGGGCTGATCTACACGTCCGGCTCGACGGGGGAGCCGAAGGGCGCCTGCGTGTCGCACGAGTACCTGCTCGCGTCGGCGGAGTCGATCGCGGACGCGCTGAAGCTCGTGGCGGGCGACAGCTCGCTGTCCGTGCTGCCGTACGCGCACGCCGCGGAGCGGGTGTTCGGCCACTACACGCGGATCGTCGTGGGGATGGAGGCGGGGCTCGTGGCCGACGCGTCGCGGCTGTGGGAGGCCGCGCGGACGTTCCGCCCGACGGTGTTCGGCGGGCTGCCGCGGCTGTACGAGCGAGCGCGCGACGCGCTGCTCGCGGCACGCGCCGCGGTGCCTAACGAGGCGCGCCTGCGCTGGGACGAGCTGCTCCGCGTCGGCGTCGATCGCTCGCGGCTGCGGCGCGCGGGCGCCGCGGTGCCCGCGGATCTCGAACGCGCCTGGGCGTCGCTGCGCGACGTCGCGGCAGCGCCGCTCGCGTCGATCTTCGGCGACCGGATGCGGCTCGCGACGTCGGGGGGCGCGCCACTCGCGCCCGACGTCGCGGAAGCGCTCGACGCGATGGGCGTGACGGTGCTCGGGGCGTACGGGCAGACCGAGCACCTGTGCGTCGCGTTCCATCGTCCGGACGACTACGACTTCGACAGCGTCGGCCGTCCGATGCTCGGCACGGAGCTCCGCATCGCGGCCGACGGCGAGCTGTTGATCGGCCGCGGCGCGCTGACGTTCGCGGGCTACTGGGGACGACCCGAGGCGACGCGCGACGCGTTCACGGACGACGGGCGCTGGCTGCGCACCGGCGATCTGGCGCGGATCGACGAGCGCGGACGGCTCGCGATCACGGGGCGCAAGAAGGAGCTGCTCGCGCTGTCGACGGGCAAGAAGGTGGCGCCGCTCCCGATCGAGGGACGGCTCGCGGAGCACCCGCGCGTCGCGCAGGCGGTGGTGTTCGGCGACGGCCGCAAGCACGTGGGCGCGCTGCTGTTCCTGCGCGACGGCGCCGCGGCCGACGACGCGTCGCTCGACGCGCACGTGCGCGAAGTGAACGCGACGCTCGCGCCGCACGAGCAGGTGCGGCGGTGGCGCGCGGTGCCGGGGGAGCTCCGGGAGAGCGCCGGCGAGCTCACGGCGACGCTCAAGGTCAAGCGCGCGGTCGTCGCCGCGCGACACGCGGATGCGGTGGAGGCGCTGTTCCGGTGA
- a CDS encoding DUF2156 domain-containing protein — MSADTALDAPRWPAPVQRVRELVLAHGWNATAYQIVNPGIQHWFAAGGDAVVGYVRHARTRVVAGAPVCAADRLASVVEEFERASTAAGDHVCYFGAEARLEQVLGGSSRHALLALGAQPAWRPTGFVEIVRSRSSLRAQVNRARNKDVVVEEWRPGADADRAALRRVLDEWLSTRGLPPLHFLVEPQTLDRLEDRLVFVARRGGAVTAFVVTSPVPARRGWLVEQFVRGRAAVNGTIELLLDAAVQRMAAHSAEYVTLGLAPLSRFGPRQTSDATWLRLVLRWVRAHGRRFYNFDGLDAFKAKFQPEWWEPVYAIARTGHGRTFPPRALWAIAGAFGARSPVTLMMHAVGRAAAQEARWLAARREHGDSTRSRASNPAGGRD, encoded by the coding sequence GTGTCAGCCGACACCGCACTCGACGCGCCACGCTGGCCGGCACCCGTGCAGCGCGTGCGCGAGCTGGTGCTGGCGCACGGCTGGAACGCGACCGCGTACCAGATCGTGAACCCGGGGATCCAGCACTGGTTCGCGGCGGGGGGCGACGCGGTGGTGGGCTACGTGCGCCACGCGCGCACGCGGGTCGTCGCGGGCGCACCGGTGTGCGCGGCGGACCGGCTCGCGTCGGTGGTCGAGGAGTTCGAGCGGGCCAGCACCGCGGCGGGGGACCACGTCTGCTACTTCGGCGCGGAGGCGCGGCTGGAGCAGGTGCTCGGCGGGAGCTCGCGACACGCGCTGCTGGCGCTCGGCGCGCAGCCGGCGTGGCGGCCGACCGGGTTCGTGGAGATCGTGCGGTCGCGGTCGTCGCTGCGCGCGCAGGTGAACCGCGCGCGCAACAAGGACGTCGTGGTGGAGGAGTGGCGACCGGGCGCGGACGCCGATCGCGCCGCGCTGCGTCGCGTGCTCGACGAGTGGCTGTCGACGCGAGGGCTGCCGCCGCTGCACTTCCTGGTGGAGCCGCAGACGCTGGATCGGCTGGAGGATCGCCTCGTGTTCGTCGCGCGTCGCGGCGGCGCGGTGACCGCATTCGTCGTGACGTCGCCGGTTCCCGCGCGGCGCGGGTGGCTCGTGGAGCAGTTCGTGCGCGGGCGGGCGGCGGTGAACGGCACGATCGAGCTGCTGCTCGACGCGGCGGTGCAGCGCATGGCGGCACACAGCGCGGAGTACGTGACGCTCGGACTCGCGCCGCTGTCGCGCTTCGGTCCGCGGCAGACGAGCGACGCGACGTGGCTGCGGCTGGTGCTTCGCTGGGTGCGCGCGCACGGGCGACGGTTCTACAACTTCGACGGACTCGACGCATTCAAGGCGAAGTTCCAGCCGGAGTGGTGGGAGCCGGTGTACGCGATCGCGCGCACGGGGCACGGCCGCACGTTCCCGCCGCGGGCGCTGTGGGCGATCGCGGGCGCGTTCGGCGCGCGGTCACCGGTGACGCTCATGATGCACGCGGTCGGACGCGCGGCGGCGCAGGAGGCGCGCTGGCTCGCGGCGCGGCGCGAGCACGGCGACAGCACGCGGAGCCGCGCTAGCAATCCAGCGGGCGGTCGCGATTAG